From bacterium, a single genomic window includes:
- a CDS encoding exopolyphosphatase, with the protein MRLITRTDLDGLTCAVFITVMEKIDEVVFVEPKVMQDGKFPVTDHDIIANLPYHPKCALWFDHHTSQAHQSQAHDYRGKFAVAPSCARVIYDFYEQPDELKKFDDLLIDTDRVDSAQLTIDDVLNPKGWVLLSYTLDPRSGLDAFEDYFQRMIGWIQVHTVDEILQLPDVKSKVDRYLADQDQFKAALLKHTQQDSNVIITDQRGVEKFPSGNRFLVYTLFPTANISARLFKGKEPGVVVCAVGHSIFNRTSKTDVGALMAEYGGGGHKGAGTCQFPEAEANAKVKEIVERMKKAG; encoded by the coding sequence ATGCGTCTTATCACGCGCACTGATCTGGATGGGCTTACGTGTGCCGTTTTCATCACGGTTATGGAAAAAATCGATGAAGTTGTTTTTGTCGAACCTAAAGTTATGCAAGACGGCAAATTTCCCGTTACCGATCACGACATCATTGCCAATCTTCCCTATCACCCGAAATGCGCGTTATGGTTTGATCATCATACCAGCCAAGCGCATCAATCGCAAGCGCATGATTACCGGGGCAAATTTGCCGTAGCTCCCAGTTGCGCGCGCGTTATTTATGATTTTTACGAACAACCAGATGAATTGAAAAAATTTGACGATTTGTTGATCGACACGGATCGTGTGGACAGCGCTCAGCTAACGATCGATGATGTACTCAATCCTAAAGGCTGGGTGCTTCTCTCGTATACACTGGATCCTCGTTCCGGCTTGGATGCCTTTGAAGATTATTTCCAGCGCATGATTGGATGGATTCAGGTACATACTGTTGATGAAATACTCCAACTGCCTGATGTAAAATCCAAAGTAGATCGCTACCTCGCCGATCAGGATCAATTTAAAGCAGCCTTGCTCAAACATACTCAGCAAGACAGTAACGTAATCATTACCGATCAACGTGGCGTCGAAAAATTTCCTTCAGGTAATCGATTTCTGGTATACACGTTATTTCCAACTGCAAACATTTCAGCGCGCTTGTTCAAAGGAAAAGAACCGGGTGTGGTTGTATGCGCCGTTGGCCACAGCATTTTCAATCGTACATCCAAAACTGACGTCGGCGCTTTGATGGCTGAATATGGAGGTGGCGGACACAAAGGAGCCGGTACATGCCAGTTTCCGGAAGCAGAGGCCAATGCCAAAGTCAAAGAAATCGTTGAAAGAATGAAAAAAGCGGGATAG